The genomic window TACGACTAAAGAAAGAAAATATTTAGGTCAAGTATATACACCACAAGCCATTGTAAAGCATATGGTAACAAAGGGCATTAGTGAAGAGGATATCTTATATAATCCTTATTTTAAAATTATTGACCCAGCGTGTGGTGGAGGTTACTTTTTGATAGAAGCCTATGACAGAATTAAAGAAATTATAAGTAAAAACTATGAGCAGATTATTAACAATCATCCTAATATAAAAGATGAGTTAGCTAAAGGAGTACATCAATTTATCTTAAAGAATAATTTATGGGGAGTTGACATAGATAAATTTGCAGTATATATGACTACATTGTCTTTGTTAATAAAAGAACCATCAAAAACAAGAATACCTAATATATTTCAAGGAGATATTTTATTAGAAACCAAGACTTTAGATTGTAAAATAAATAGTAAATTTCAATTAGTAATAGGAAATCCCCCTTATATAGGACACAAAAAAATTGATAAAGAATATAGAAAAAAATTACAGAATAAGTACCAAGATGTATATTCGAATAAATCGGATTTGTCATATTGCTTCATAAAAAAAGGATACGATTTATTAGAGAACAGAGGTAGACTTATTTATATAACATCTAGATATTTCCAGGAATCACAATCTGCTATTGGATTAAGAAGTTTTATCAAAGATAAATTTAATATTGAAACCATAGTAGATTTTTATGGCTCTAAAGTATTCAAAGGAGCACGTATAAGTCCTACAATAATAAGTTGTAAAAAAGAAGAATTGAAGCAACAAAAAATTCATATTTATAGATTAAAAGATGGAGTAAAGGTTAACAAAGATAATCTTGATATTAATGATAAGACTTTTTTCAATGTTTTTACATTATCTCAGAGTAGTCTAGCGAATGATGGTTGGGTTCTACTAGCTAGTGAAGAAAAGAATCTATTTAATAAGATTAATGAAAAGGGCCAATATAAGTTAATAGATATTTGTGTATGCAACCAAGGTATTATTACAGGATGTGATAAAGCGTTTATAGTAGATAAAAAAACTATTGAGAAAGAACAATTAGAACAAGAAATAATTAAACCATGGATAAAGAATAGTAATATTCACAAATATAAAAAAGATAGTGTGTCTAAATATATATTATATACTGATATAATAAAAGATTTATCAGATTATCCAAAGGTGATTAGTCATATAAGTCCATATAAAGAAAGACTTAGTAAAAGGAGAGAATGTATAAAAGGAGTTAGGAAATGGTATCAACTTCAATGGGGGAGAGAACTAAAATTATTTGAAAAACCCAAAATAATATTTCCATTTAAATCTAAAAACAATAAATTTATTATTGATTATGACAAAGTTCTTTGTAGTGCTGATGTATATATTTTAAATGTTAAGGAAGAATACACAAACATAATAAGTTTAGAATATTTATTAGCTTTTTTAAACTCATCATTATTTGAATTTTATTTTAAGTGTGTAGCTAAGAAAGTAGGAGAAAAGTTATATGAATATTATCCTAATAAGTTAATGAACTTGAAAATAAGAATAGGCTCTGATACAAGTGAGATAATAAACAGAGTAAAAAGTATTAATGAATATTATAAGAAATTAAATAATATTAGTTGTAATAGAGAAGAGATTTTAATGAAAATAAAAAGAGAAATTACATATATAAACGAATATTTTTATAAACTATATGATATAAGAAGTGAAGAGATTGTAACTATTGAAAACAGAATATTTAATGTAAAAGAAATAGGGGATAAAGAGATGAATAAAGATTAATTTTATATTTACTTAATATGTTTAATGTGTTCCTGCTTAGGAGTGATTATATTGGATATTCTTAAAATAACAGATTATAAAGTAGTTTTAGCAGAAAGGATATGTTACAATAAGTTTGATAATGACGTTATGCTTATTTTTAATAATTTTAGTAGTAAAGCTATTTCTTCAATAGTTGATATTATAAAAGATGATATAAAAGAGATAGAAAATAAAGGAGTAATATTCGATTATAAACTGTTAAATGTTTTTTGTACTATGTATTTAGGGCTAGCTTGGAGTATGTATAGGAAAGGAAAAACATTACAAAAGCAAGAAAAGGTGATAAATAGTCAAATCAAAAGTAAGTGTAGAGATGATTTATTAAAAGGCATTATAAACAGAATTTATAAAGAGAGTGATTCGTTAAAAGTGATTAATGACATAGCAACTAGATATTACACTCTTTATATGGATAAATATGTAAATGACATGTTGATGAGGATGGAAGTATGTTATCATCCAGATATAGATAACGAGGAAGAGTTAAAATTTTTGATACTAGATAAATTAAATCAATTTGCTATTAAAACTTTAGCTTTAGGTATTAATGATGAATACATTAAATGTGATAATTAGATTAATCCCCCTTCACTAGATTTGTGTAGGGGCATTATTTTTGTGGTATAATAAATTATAGCATGTAATTTTAAGTTTATATATTGTAAATTAGCCTGTTTAGGTTAAGGGGGAATAAATAGTGAATTTGAAAAAAACAATCATAGCTTTTATAGTTGTATCAACTATGATTATTTGTAATATAAATACAGCTTCAGCAGATATATTTTATTATGATGTATTTGACCACTGGGCAGCAGATTATATTTATTGGGCAACCAATGAACTAAAAATATTTAATGGATATGAAGATTATACTTTTAGACCCGATGAAAATATAAGTAGGGCTGAGTTTATAAAAATATTATGTCGTACAGCAGAGATACAAGGACTTCTACAAATAGATGCAGAGTATGAAAAAATAGAGCAAAATGTTGATGATGAAAATAATCAAGAATATCAATCAAATGAAAAGGAGCTTAATAAAGTACAAACTTTTGGATATTCAGATATTAATGGTGAAGAATGGTGGTACAGATATGTTGTAAAAGTAGGAGAATATATAAACAATGCAAAAGATAATTATAAGTTTCAAGATGTTTTACCTGGTAGGAATTTTGCTCCCAATAAAGATATAACAAGGGAAGAAGCAGCAGTATTATCAAGCTATTTCTCTTCACCTAGTATATCAAATGTAAATAAAAAAATTACTGATATAGATGAAGATTATAAGTATTATAATGAAATACGAAAATTAGTTGATAATGGTATAATAACTGGATATGAAGATAATACATTTAGACCTAAACAGAATATTACTAGAGCTGAGTCGGCTACTATTATAAAAAGGTTATATTTTGATATGGAATATTTAAAAGGAAAGTATCTACAGCACATACAGTTCATAAACGATTACGAAAAAGAGAAGTTAACTTTATTTGGTAACTATGATTATAACAATTTAAGTGAAAATGACCAAAAATATATTAAAGCAAAGAATACAATAGAATATAAATCCTTTGCTGAATATATATTCCCTGAAGATAAACATTTTTATGATTCTGAGCCATTAAAAACCCTTAGACAATTAAAAGAGTCTGGGTATCATAACATTGTTGGTATTAACTATTATCTTATAAATTATGGAGAATTGACACAAGAAGAAAAAGATAATTTATATAAAGAATTAATTAATGAATATATTAAAAGAGATGATATAAGCGATTATGAATCAACTAAGATCTTCAAAGAAA from Caldisalinibacter kiritimatiensis includes these protein-coding regions:
- a CDS encoding Eco57I restriction-modification methylase domain-containing protein — protein: TTKERKYLGQVYTPQAIVKHMVTKGISEEDILYNPYFKIIDPACGGGYFLIEAYDRIKEIISKNYEQIINNHPNIKDELAKGVHQFILKNNLWGVDIDKFAVYMTTLSLLIKEPSKTRIPNIFQGDILLETKTLDCKINSKFQLVIGNPPYIGHKKIDKEYRKKLQNKYQDVYSNKSDLSYCFIKKGYDLLENRGRLIYITSRYFQESQSAIGLRSFIKDKFNIETIVDFYGSKVFKGARISPTIISCKKEELKQQKIHIYRLKDGVKVNKDNLDINDKTFFNVFTLSQSSLANDGWVLLASEEKNLFNKINEKGQYKLIDICVCNQGIITGCDKAFIVDKKTIEKEQLEQEIIKPWIKNSNIHKYKKDSVSKYILYTDIIKDLSDYPKVISHISPYKERLSKRRECIKGVRKWYQLQWGRELKLFEKPKIIFPFKSKNNKFIIDYDKVLCSADVYILNVKEEYTNIISLEYLLAFLNSSLFEFYFKCVAKKVGEKLYEYYPNKLMNLKIRIGSDTSEIINRVKSINEYYKKLNNISCNREEILMKIKREITYINEYFYKLYDIRSEEIVTIENRIFNVKEIGDKEMNKD
- a CDS encoding S-layer homology domain-containing protein; the protein is MNLKKTIIAFIVVSTMIICNINTASADIFYYDVFDHWAADYIYWATNELKIFNGYEDYTFRPDENISRAEFIKILCRTAEIQGLLQIDAEYEKIEQNVDDENNQEYQSNEKELNKVQTFGYSDINGEEWWYRYVVKVGEYINNAKDNYKFQDVLPGRNFAPNKDITREEAAVLSSYFSSPSISNVNKKITDIDEDYKYYNEIRKLVDNGIITGYEDNTFRPKQNITRAESATIIKRLYFDMEYLKGKYLQHIQFINDYEKEKLTLFGNYDYNNLSENDQKYIKAKNTIEYKSFAEYIFPEDKHFYDSEPLKTLRQLKESGYHNIVGINYYLINYGELTQEEKDNLYKELINEYIKRDDISDYESTKIFKESLNYNIEQEKIFEGLEKWYEMTQDDKVKEDIKFIRYKLYIKTNQLDKLLQIVEQEIEQEKIIEQEEKVIKTNEKEVNKQGEEQKVEELNTKQEDNTSNNVDDEKDKENNIIEEEIEQSNSESKDSAQEETNEAHDLNKDANKESTESQVDSEEKQLENKKEDSLSELDVLDIRIKNILNRAYIMKYMKKFDKAEIILREGWDEIKENPLYASVKDVYDKQFIGSIKEVLINKKNFIVEFGKAINTSSDTNNEKNNSN